The following are encoded in a window of Chlorocebus sabaeus isolate Y175 chromosome 10, mChlSab1.0.hap1, whole genome shotgun sequence genomic DNA:
- the ZNF142 gene encoding zinc finger protein 142 isoform X2: protein MTDPLLDSQPAHSTGEMDGLCPELLLIPPPLSNRGILGPVQSPCPSGDPAPLPTEPGCLLVEATATEEGPGNMEIIVETVAGTLTPGAPGETPGVLVKVVEVYFCERCEQSFAEPTLLALHQCSETHIQPVQGLSSPPCSVELPPSNPTLPGPLQGQSPPVSPLSCPVCRQEFAQPQALKSHFKIHRGTPDTFSCPESGCVFSAEDRKGLQHHLRQTHRAVPVPCSFRGCPLLFGSQQGMELHRQAHYPFHCSHCSFMGSNVKLFRQHQRSHGAGTQGELSAVQGLPSQELLPAPKLPPGEREPSQEAGTPLPGQETAEEENVEKEEKNDTQKNSHKAVDKGQGAQRLEGDVVSGTESLFKTHMCPECKRCFKKRTHLVEHLHLHFPDPSLQCPNCQKFFTSKSKLKTHLLRELGEKAHHCPLCHYSAVERNALNRHMASMHEDISNFYSDTYACPVCREEFRLSQALKEHLKSHTAAAAAEPVPLRCFQEGCSYAAPDRKAFIKHLKETHGVRAVECRHHSCPMLFATAEAMEAHHKSHYAFHCPHCDFACSNKHLFRKHKKQGHPGSEELRCTFCPFATFNPVAYQDHVGKMHAHEKIHQCPECSFATAHKRVLIRHMLLHTGEKPHKCELCDFTCRDVSYLSKHMLTHSNTKDYMCTECGYVTKWKHYLRVHMRKHAGDLRYQCNQCSYRCHRADQLSSHKLRHQGKSLMCEVCAFACKRKYELQKHMASQHHPGTPAPLYPCHYCSYQSRHKQALLSHENCKHTRLREFHCALCDYRTFSNTTLLFHKRKAHGYVPGDQAWQLRYASQEPEGAMQGPTPPPDSEPSSQLSAQSKGPGHKPGTVVDPSLDQALPETSEEVNTGRQEGSEAPHGVDLVGSSSPAEVEEGSCTLHLEALGVELESVTEPPLEEVTETAPMEFRPLGLEGPDGLEGPELSNFEGIGTSDLGAEENPLLEKLASEPSTNPSLEEAPNNWVGTFKATPPAETASLPPLPESESLLKALRRQDKEQAEALVLEGRVQMVVIQGEGRAFRCPHCPFITRREKALNLHSRTGCQGRREPLLCPECGASFKQQRGLSTHLLKKCPVLLRKNKGLPRQDSPIPLQPVLPGTQASEDTEGGKPPPAPLETELLLPKDVPLELPKEPEETEEPLATVSGSPVPPAGNFLPREAPKKHCFDPVPPAGNSSPTEAPKKHRFEQGKFHCNSCPFLCSRLSSITSHVTEGCRGGRGGGGKRGTPQTQLVSPLSNGDSAPLKNGSTESRSGDGDTVLVQKQKGARFSCPTCPFSCQQERALRTHQTRGCPLEESRELHCSLCPFTAPAASALRLHQKRRHPTAAPARGPRPHLQCGDCGFTCKQSRCMQQHRRLKHEGVKPHQCPFCDFSTTRRYRLEAHQSRHTGIGRIPCSSCPQTFGTNSKLRLHRLRVHDKTPTHFCPLCDYSGYLRHDITRHVNSCHQGTPAFACSQCEAQFSSETALKQHALRRHPEPAQPALGSPAETTEGPLHCSRCGLLCPSPASLRGHTRKQHPRLECGACQEAFPSRLALDEHRRQQHFSHRCQLCDFAARERVGLVKHYLEQHEETSAAVAASDGDGDAGQPPLHCPFCDFTCRHQLVLDHHVKGHGGTRLYKCTDCAYSTKNRQKITWHSRIHTGEKPYHCHLCPYACADPSRLKYHMRIHKEERKYLCPECGYKCKWVNQLKYHMTKHTGLKPYQCPECEYCTNRADALRVHQETRHREARAFMCEQCGKAFKTRFLLRTHLRKHSEAKPYVCNVCHRAFRWAAGLRHHALTHTDRHPFFCRLCNYKAKQKFQVVKHIRRHHPDQADPNQGVGKDPTTPTVHLHDVQLEDPSPPAPATPHTGPEG, encoded by the exons GTGTCCTGGTAAAGGTGGTGGAGGTGTACTTCTGTGAGCGCTGTGAACAGAGCTTCGCAGAGCCCACTCTGCTGGCCCTGCACCAGTGCAGTGAGACCCATATACAGCCTGTGCAGGGCCTCTCTAGCCCCCCATGCTCTGTAGAGCTGCCTCCCAGCAACCCAACCCTCCCTGGCCCTCTGCAGGGTCAGAGCCCACCAGTTAGTCCCCTATCATGCCCTGTGTGTAGACAGGAGTTTGCCCAACCCCAGGCCCTGAAGAGCCACTTCAAGATTCACCGGGGCACTCCTGACACCTTCTCCTGCCCAGAATCTGGCTGTGTGTTCTCTGCTGAAGATCGCAAGGGTCTGCAGCACCACCTGAGGCAGACTCACAGAGCAGTTCCTGTGCCCTGTTCTTTCCGGGGCTGCCCCCTGCTTTTCGGGAGCCAGCAGGGCATGGAGCTGCACCGGCAGGCGCATTACCCTTTCCACTGCAGCCACTGCAGCTTCATGGGCTCCAACGTCAAACTCTTCCGGCAGCATCAGCGGAGCCATGGTGCTGGGACACAGGGAGAACTTTCTGCCGTTCAGGGCCTTCCATCCCAGGAGCTGCTGCCAG CTCCCAAACTGCCTCCAGGAGAGAGAGAACCTTCACAGGAAGCAGGTACACCCCTGCCTGGGCAGGAGACAGCTGAAGAGGAGAAtgtagagaaagaagagaagaatgacACCCAGAAGAACTCCCATAAGGCTGTGGATAAAGGCCAAGGGGCTCAGCGACTGGAAG GGGATGTGGTCTCTGGCACCGAGTCCCTCTTCAAGACCCATATGTGTCCAGAGTGTAAGCGCTGCTTTAAGAAGCGGACCCATCTGGTGGAACACCTTCATCTCCACTTTCCAGACCCCAGTCTCCAGTGCCCCAACTGCCAGAAGTTCTTCACCAGTAAGAGCAAGCTCAAGACCCATCTGCTGCGGGAGCTGGGTGAAAAGGCCCACCACTGCCCACTGTGCCACTACAGTGCAGTGGAGAGGAATGCACTCAACCGCCACATGGCCAGCATGCATGAAGATATTTCCAACTTCTACTCAGACACCTATGCCTGTCCTGTCTGCCGTGAGGAATTCCGCCTCAGCCAGGCCCTCAAGGAGCACCTCAAGAGCCACACGGCAGCAGCCGCGGCAGAGCCGGTACCCCTTCGCTGCTTTCAGGAGGGCTGCAGCTATGCAGCACCCGACCGCAAGGCCTTCATTAAGCACCTGAAGGAGACCCATGGGGTGCGGGCTGTGGAGTGCCGCCATCACTCATGTCCCATGCTCTTCGCCACAGCCGAAGCCATGGAGGCCCACCACAAGAGCCACTACGCCTTCCACTGCCCCCACTGTGACTTTGCTTGTTCCAATAAGCACCTATTCCGTAAACACAAGAAGCAGGGCCACCCTGGCAGTGAAGAGCTGCGCTGCACCTTCTGCCCCTTTGCCACCTTCAACCCAGTGGCTTACCAGGATCATGTAGGCAAGATGCATGCTCATGAAAAGATCCACCAGTGTCCTGAGTGCAGCTTTGCCACTGCCCACAAGAGGGTGCTCATCCGACACATGCTTCTACATACCG GTGAGAAGCCTCACAAGTGTGAGCTGTGTGACTTCACATGTCGAGACGTGAGCTACCTATCGAAGCACATGCTGACCCACTCCAACACCAAGGATTACATGTGCACTGAATGTGGCTATGTCACCAAGTGGAAGCACTACCTCCGTGTGCACATGCGAAAACATGCAGGGGACCTCAG GTATCAGTGCAACCAGTGCTCCTATCGCTGCCACCGGGCTGATCAGCTGAGCAGCCACAAGCTGCGGCATCAGGGCAAGTCTCTGATGTGTGAGGTGTGTGCCTTCGCCTGCAAGCGGAAGTATGAGCTACAGAAGCACATGGCTTCCCAGCACCACCCTGGCACACCGGCCCCGCTCTACCCTTGTCACTACTGCAGTTACCAGAGCCGCCACAAGCAGGCTCTGCTGAGCCATGAGAACTGCAAGCATACCCGCCTGCGTGAGTTCCACTGTGCCCTCTGTGACTACCGCACCTTCAGTAACACCACACTCTTGTTCCACAAACGCAAGGCCCATGGCTATGTGCCTGGAGACCAGGCCTGGCAGCTCCGCTATGCGAGCCAGGAGCCAGAAGGGGCCATGCAGGGCCCAACACCCCCACCAGATTCAGAGCCCTCAAGCCAGCTGTCTGCCCAGTCCAAGGGGCCAGGTCACAAACCTGGGACTGTGGTGGACCCCAGCTTGGACCAGGCCCTGCCAGAGACAAGTGAGGAGGTCAACACTGGAAGACAGGAGGGCAGTGAGGCTCCCCATGGGGTTGACCTGGTTGGCAGTTCCAGCCCAGCAGAGGTGGAAGAGGGCAGCTGCACACTACACCTAGAGGCCCTGGGAGTAGAGCTGGAGTCTGTGACTGAGCCACCCCTTGAGGAGGTCACTGAAACAGCCCCTATGGAGTTCAGGCCCCTGGGACTGGAAGGGCCAGACGGACTGGAAGGACCAGAGCTATCTAACTTTGAAGGTATTGGGACTTCTGACTTGGGTGCCGAAGAAAATCCCCTTCTGGAAAAGCTAGCGTCTGAGCCCTCCACAAATCCATCCTTAGAGGAGGCCCCTAACAACTGGGTAGGAACCTTCAAGGCAACTCCACCTGCTGAGACAGCATCCTTGCCCCCGTTACCTGAGTCAGAGTCGTTACTCAAGGCTCTAAGGAGACAGGATAAAGAACAAGCAGAGGCATTGGTGCTAGAGGGGCGGGTGCAGATGGTAGTGATCCAGGGAGAGGGGCGAGCCTTCCGCTGCCCCCACTGCCCTTTTATCACTCGCCGGGAGAAGGCCCTGAATCTGCACTCCAGGACTGGGTGCCAGGGCCGCCGAGAGCCCCTGCTGTGCCCTGAGTGTGGGGCTAGCTTCAAGCAACAGCGTGGCCTCAGCACCCATCTGCTGAAGAAGTGCCCTGTTCTGCTCAGAAAGAACAAGGGCTTGCCCAGACAAGATTCACCCATCCCTCTGCAACCTGTGCTCCCGGGTACCCAGGCCTCAGAGGACACAGAAGGTGGGAAGCCCCCACCTGCACCACTAGAAACAGAGCTACTGCTTCCGAAAGATGTTCCTTTGGAGCTTCCCAAGGAGccagaagaaacagaagagcCTCTTGCCACAGTCTCTGGTTCCCCAGTCCCTCCTGCAGGAAACTTCTTGCCCAGAGAGGCCCCTAAGAAGCACTGCTTTGACCCAGTCCCTCCTGCAGGAAACTCCTCGCCCACAGAGGCCCCGAAGAAACACCGCTTTGAGCAGGGCAAGTTTCACTGCAACTCCTGCCCATTCCTCTGTTCCCGGCTCTCCTCTATTACCTCTCACGTGACTGAAGGCTGCAGGGGAGGACGTGGCGGGGGAGGAAAACGAGGGACCCCCCAGACCCAGCTTGTGTCCCCATTGAGCAATGGGGACTCTGCTCCCCTGAAGAATGGGAGTACAGAGTCCAGATCTGGTGATGGGGATACAGTTCTGGTTCAAAAGCAGAAGGGGGCTCGCTTCTCCTGCCCCACATGTCCCTTTAGCTGCCAGCAGGAACGGGCTCTGAGGACTCACCAGACCCGGGGCTGCCCCCTCGAGGAGTCTAGAGagctgcactgcagcctctgcccattcactgctcctgctgcctctgccttGAGGCTCCACCAGAAGCGGAGGCACCCCACTGCGGCCCCAGCCCGTGGGCCCCGGCCCCATCTGCAGTGTGGGGACTGTGGCTTCACCTGTAAACAGAGCCGTTGCATGCAGCAGCACCGGCGGCTCAAGCACGAGGGGGTGAAGCCTCATCAGTGCCCCTTCTGTGACTTTTCCACCACCAGACGGTACCGGTTAGAGGCTCACCAGTCCCGACACACAGGCATTGGCCGCATCCCCTGCAGCTCTTGCCCCCAGACATTTGGTACCAACTCGAAACTGCGCTTGCACCGGCTAAGGGTACATGACAAAACACCCACCCACTTCTGTCCACTTTGTGACTATAGTGGCTACCTTCGCCATGACATTACTCGTCATGTCAACAGCTGCCACCAAGGCACCCCAGCCTTTGCCTGCTCCCAGTGTGAAGCCCAGTTCAGCTCAGAGACAGCACTTAAGCAGCATGCTCTGCGCCGACACCCCGAGCCTGCACAGCCTGCCCTTGGCTCTCCTGCAGAGACCACTGAGGGCCCCCTGCACTGTTCCCGCTGTGGGTTGCTATGCCCCAGCCCTGCCAGCTTACGAGGACACACCCGTAAACAGCACCCACGGCTTGAGTGTGGGGCCTGCCAGGAGGCCTTCCCCAGCCGACTGGCTCTGGATGAGCACCGGAGGCAGCAGCATTTCAGCCACCGCTGTCAGCTCTGTGACTTTGCTGCCCGGGAGCGGGTGGGCCTGGTGAAGCACTACCTGGAACAGCATGAGGAGACTTCAGCAGCTGTGGCAGCCTCAGATGGGGATGGGGATGCTGGCCAGCCCCCTCTGCACTGCCCCTTTTGTGACTTCACGTGCCGCCATCAGCTGGTACTAGATCACCATGTGAAAGGGCATGGGGGCACTCGTCTCTACAAGTGCACCGATTGTGCTTACAGCACCAAGAACCGGCAGAAGATCACCTGGCACAGCCGCATCCACACTGGGGAAAAGCCTTACCACTGTCACCTCTGCCCTTATGCCTGTGCTGATCCCTCTCGCCTCAAG TACCACATGCGGATCCACAAGGAGGAACGGAAGTACCTGTGCCCTGAGTGTGGCTATAAGTGCAAGTGGGTCAACCAGCTCAAATACCACATGACCAAGCACACAG GACTGAAGCCATACCAGTGTCCTGAGTGTGAGTACTGCACCAACCGGGCTGATGCACTGCGTGTGCACCAGGAGACCCGGCATCGAGAAGCACGGGCTTTCATGTGTGAGCAGTGCGGCAAGGCCTTCAAGACGCGCTTCCTGCTGCGCACCCACCTTCGCAAGCACAGTGAGGCCAAACCCTATGTGTGCAACGTGTGCCACCGTGCTTTCCGCTGGGCTGCTGGCCTGCGCCATCATGCCCTCACCCACACCGACCGCCACCCCTTCTTTTGCCGCCTCTGCAACTACAAGGCCAAGCAAAAGTTCCAGGTGGTCAAGCACATACGCAGGCACCACCCTGACCAAGCCGACCCAAACCAGGGTGTGGGCAAAGACCCCACCACCCCCACAGTGCACCTGCATGATGTGCAGCTGGAGGATCCCagccctcctgctcctgccactcCCCACACTGGACCTGAGGGCTGA
- the ZNF142 gene encoding zinc finger protein 142 isoform X1, protein MTDPLLDSQPAHSTGEMDGLCPELLLIPPPLSNRGILGPVQSPCPSGDPAPLPTEPGCLLVEATATEEGPGNMEIIVETVAGTLTPGAPGETPVSVDQAGVHWAILAHCNLHLSGSSDSPASASRVAGTTGVLVKVVEVYFCERCEQSFAEPTLLALHQCSETHIQPVQGLSSPPCSVELPPSNPTLPGPLQGQSPPVSPLSCPVCRQEFAQPQALKSHFKIHRGTPDTFSCPESGCVFSAEDRKGLQHHLRQTHRAVPVPCSFRGCPLLFGSQQGMELHRQAHYPFHCSHCSFMGSNVKLFRQHQRSHGAGTQGELSAVQGLPSQELLPAPKLPPGEREPSQEAGTPLPGQETAEEENVEKEEKNDTQKNSHKAVDKGQGAQRLEGDVVSGTESLFKTHMCPECKRCFKKRTHLVEHLHLHFPDPSLQCPNCQKFFTSKSKLKTHLLRELGEKAHHCPLCHYSAVERNALNRHMASMHEDISNFYSDTYACPVCREEFRLSQALKEHLKSHTAAAAAEPVPLRCFQEGCSYAAPDRKAFIKHLKETHGVRAVECRHHSCPMLFATAEAMEAHHKSHYAFHCPHCDFACSNKHLFRKHKKQGHPGSEELRCTFCPFATFNPVAYQDHVGKMHAHEKIHQCPECSFATAHKRVLIRHMLLHTGEKPHKCELCDFTCRDVSYLSKHMLTHSNTKDYMCTECGYVTKWKHYLRVHMRKHAGDLRYQCNQCSYRCHRADQLSSHKLRHQGKSLMCEVCAFACKRKYELQKHMASQHHPGTPAPLYPCHYCSYQSRHKQALLSHENCKHTRLREFHCALCDYRTFSNTTLLFHKRKAHGYVPGDQAWQLRYASQEPEGAMQGPTPPPDSEPSSQLSAQSKGPGHKPGTVVDPSLDQALPETSEEVNTGRQEGSEAPHGVDLVGSSSPAEVEEGSCTLHLEALGVELESVTEPPLEEVTETAPMEFRPLGLEGPDGLEGPELSNFEGIGTSDLGAEENPLLEKLASEPSTNPSLEEAPNNWVGTFKATPPAETASLPPLPESESLLKALRRQDKEQAEALVLEGRVQMVVIQGEGRAFRCPHCPFITRREKALNLHSRTGCQGRREPLLCPECGASFKQQRGLSTHLLKKCPVLLRKNKGLPRQDSPIPLQPVLPGTQASEDTEGGKPPPAPLETELLLPKDVPLELPKEPEETEEPLATVSGSPVPPAGNFLPREAPKKHCFDPVPPAGNSSPTEAPKKHRFEQGKFHCNSCPFLCSRLSSITSHVTEGCRGGRGGGGKRGTPQTQLVSPLSNGDSAPLKNGSTESRSGDGDTVLVQKQKGARFSCPTCPFSCQQERALRTHQTRGCPLEESRELHCSLCPFTAPAASALRLHQKRRHPTAAPARGPRPHLQCGDCGFTCKQSRCMQQHRRLKHEGVKPHQCPFCDFSTTRRYRLEAHQSRHTGIGRIPCSSCPQTFGTNSKLRLHRLRVHDKTPTHFCPLCDYSGYLRHDITRHVNSCHQGTPAFACSQCEAQFSSETALKQHALRRHPEPAQPALGSPAETTEGPLHCSRCGLLCPSPASLRGHTRKQHPRLECGACQEAFPSRLALDEHRRQQHFSHRCQLCDFAARERVGLVKHYLEQHEETSAAVAASDGDGDAGQPPLHCPFCDFTCRHQLVLDHHVKGHGGTRLYKCTDCAYSTKNRQKITWHSRIHTGEKPYHCHLCPYACADPSRLKYHMRIHKEERKYLCPECGYKCKWVNQLKYHMTKHTGLKPYQCPECEYCTNRADALRVHQETRHREARAFMCEQCGKAFKTRFLLRTHLRKHSEAKPYVCNVCHRAFRWAAGLRHHALTHTDRHPFFCRLCNYKAKQKFQVVKHIRRHHPDQADPNQGVGKDPTTPTVHLHDVQLEDPSPPAPATPHTGPEG, encoded by the exons tctctgttgaccaggctggagtgcactgggcaatcttggctcactgcaacctccacctctcaggttcaagcgattctcctgcttcagcctcccgagtagctgggactacag GTGTCCTGGTAAAGGTGGTGGAGGTGTACTTCTGTGAGCGCTGTGAACAGAGCTTCGCAGAGCCCACTCTGCTGGCCCTGCACCAGTGCAGTGAGACCCATATACAGCCTGTGCAGGGCCTCTCTAGCCCCCCATGCTCTGTAGAGCTGCCTCCCAGCAACCCAACCCTCCCTGGCCCTCTGCAGGGTCAGAGCCCACCAGTTAGTCCCCTATCATGCCCTGTGTGTAGACAGGAGTTTGCCCAACCCCAGGCCCTGAAGAGCCACTTCAAGATTCACCGGGGCACTCCTGACACCTTCTCCTGCCCAGAATCTGGCTGTGTGTTCTCTGCTGAAGATCGCAAGGGTCTGCAGCACCACCTGAGGCAGACTCACAGAGCAGTTCCTGTGCCCTGTTCTTTCCGGGGCTGCCCCCTGCTTTTCGGGAGCCAGCAGGGCATGGAGCTGCACCGGCAGGCGCATTACCCTTTCCACTGCAGCCACTGCAGCTTCATGGGCTCCAACGTCAAACTCTTCCGGCAGCATCAGCGGAGCCATGGTGCTGGGACACAGGGAGAACTTTCTGCCGTTCAGGGCCTTCCATCCCAGGAGCTGCTGCCAG CTCCCAAACTGCCTCCAGGAGAGAGAGAACCTTCACAGGAAGCAGGTACACCCCTGCCTGGGCAGGAGACAGCTGAAGAGGAGAAtgtagagaaagaagagaagaatgacACCCAGAAGAACTCCCATAAGGCTGTGGATAAAGGCCAAGGGGCTCAGCGACTGGAAG GGGATGTGGTCTCTGGCACCGAGTCCCTCTTCAAGACCCATATGTGTCCAGAGTGTAAGCGCTGCTTTAAGAAGCGGACCCATCTGGTGGAACACCTTCATCTCCACTTTCCAGACCCCAGTCTCCAGTGCCCCAACTGCCAGAAGTTCTTCACCAGTAAGAGCAAGCTCAAGACCCATCTGCTGCGGGAGCTGGGTGAAAAGGCCCACCACTGCCCACTGTGCCACTACAGTGCAGTGGAGAGGAATGCACTCAACCGCCACATGGCCAGCATGCATGAAGATATTTCCAACTTCTACTCAGACACCTATGCCTGTCCTGTCTGCCGTGAGGAATTCCGCCTCAGCCAGGCCCTCAAGGAGCACCTCAAGAGCCACACGGCAGCAGCCGCGGCAGAGCCGGTACCCCTTCGCTGCTTTCAGGAGGGCTGCAGCTATGCAGCACCCGACCGCAAGGCCTTCATTAAGCACCTGAAGGAGACCCATGGGGTGCGGGCTGTGGAGTGCCGCCATCACTCATGTCCCATGCTCTTCGCCACAGCCGAAGCCATGGAGGCCCACCACAAGAGCCACTACGCCTTCCACTGCCCCCACTGTGACTTTGCTTGTTCCAATAAGCACCTATTCCGTAAACACAAGAAGCAGGGCCACCCTGGCAGTGAAGAGCTGCGCTGCACCTTCTGCCCCTTTGCCACCTTCAACCCAGTGGCTTACCAGGATCATGTAGGCAAGATGCATGCTCATGAAAAGATCCACCAGTGTCCTGAGTGCAGCTTTGCCACTGCCCACAAGAGGGTGCTCATCCGACACATGCTTCTACATACCG GTGAGAAGCCTCACAAGTGTGAGCTGTGTGACTTCACATGTCGAGACGTGAGCTACCTATCGAAGCACATGCTGACCCACTCCAACACCAAGGATTACATGTGCACTGAATGTGGCTATGTCACCAAGTGGAAGCACTACCTCCGTGTGCACATGCGAAAACATGCAGGGGACCTCAG GTATCAGTGCAACCAGTGCTCCTATCGCTGCCACCGGGCTGATCAGCTGAGCAGCCACAAGCTGCGGCATCAGGGCAAGTCTCTGATGTGTGAGGTGTGTGCCTTCGCCTGCAAGCGGAAGTATGAGCTACAGAAGCACATGGCTTCCCAGCACCACCCTGGCACACCGGCCCCGCTCTACCCTTGTCACTACTGCAGTTACCAGAGCCGCCACAAGCAGGCTCTGCTGAGCCATGAGAACTGCAAGCATACCCGCCTGCGTGAGTTCCACTGTGCCCTCTGTGACTACCGCACCTTCAGTAACACCACACTCTTGTTCCACAAACGCAAGGCCCATGGCTATGTGCCTGGAGACCAGGCCTGGCAGCTCCGCTATGCGAGCCAGGAGCCAGAAGGGGCCATGCAGGGCCCAACACCCCCACCAGATTCAGAGCCCTCAAGCCAGCTGTCTGCCCAGTCCAAGGGGCCAGGTCACAAACCTGGGACTGTGGTGGACCCCAGCTTGGACCAGGCCCTGCCAGAGACAAGTGAGGAGGTCAACACTGGAAGACAGGAGGGCAGTGAGGCTCCCCATGGGGTTGACCTGGTTGGCAGTTCCAGCCCAGCAGAGGTGGAAGAGGGCAGCTGCACACTACACCTAGAGGCCCTGGGAGTAGAGCTGGAGTCTGTGACTGAGCCACCCCTTGAGGAGGTCACTGAAACAGCCCCTATGGAGTTCAGGCCCCTGGGACTGGAAGGGCCAGACGGACTGGAAGGACCAGAGCTATCTAACTTTGAAGGTATTGGGACTTCTGACTTGGGTGCCGAAGAAAATCCCCTTCTGGAAAAGCTAGCGTCTGAGCCCTCCACAAATCCATCCTTAGAGGAGGCCCCTAACAACTGGGTAGGAACCTTCAAGGCAACTCCACCTGCTGAGACAGCATCCTTGCCCCCGTTACCTGAGTCAGAGTCGTTACTCAAGGCTCTAAGGAGACAGGATAAAGAACAAGCAGAGGCATTGGTGCTAGAGGGGCGGGTGCAGATGGTAGTGATCCAGGGAGAGGGGCGAGCCTTCCGCTGCCCCCACTGCCCTTTTATCACTCGCCGGGAGAAGGCCCTGAATCTGCACTCCAGGACTGGGTGCCAGGGCCGCCGAGAGCCCCTGCTGTGCCCTGAGTGTGGGGCTAGCTTCAAGCAACAGCGTGGCCTCAGCACCCATCTGCTGAAGAAGTGCCCTGTTCTGCTCAGAAAGAACAAGGGCTTGCCCAGACAAGATTCACCCATCCCTCTGCAACCTGTGCTCCCGGGTACCCAGGCCTCAGAGGACACAGAAGGTGGGAAGCCCCCACCTGCACCACTAGAAACAGAGCTACTGCTTCCGAAAGATGTTCCTTTGGAGCTTCCCAAGGAGccagaagaaacagaagagcCTCTTGCCACAGTCTCTGGTTCCCCAGTCCCTCCTGCAGGAAACTTCTTGCCCAGAGAGGCCCCTAAGAAGCACTGCTTTGACCCAGTCCCTCCTGCAGGAAACTCCTCGCCCACAGAGGCCCCGAAGAAACACCGCTTTGAGCAGGGCAAGTTTCACTGCAACTCCTGCCCATTCCTCTGTTCCCGGCTCTCCTCTATTACCTCTCACGTGACTGAAGGCTGCAGGGGAGGACGTGGCGGGGGAGGAAAACGAGGGACCCCCCAGACCCAGCTTGTGTCCCCATTGAGCAATGGGGACTCTGCTCCCCTGAAGAATGGGAGTACAGAGTCCAGATCTGGTGATGGGGATACAGTTCTGGTTCAAAAGCAGAAGGGGGCTCGCTTCTCCTGCCCCACATGTCCCTTTAGCTGCCAGCAGGAACGGGCTCTGAGGACTCACCAGACCCGGGGCTGCCCCCTCGAGGAGTCTAGAGagctgcactgcagcctctgcccattcactgctcctgctgcctctgccttGAGGCTCCACCAGAAGCGGAGGCACCCCACTGCGGCCCCAGCCCGTGGGCCCCGGCCCCATCTGCAGTGTGGGGACTGTGGCTTCACCTGTAAACAGAGCCGTTGCATGCAGCAGCACCGGCGGCTCAAGCACGAGGGGGTGAAGCCTCATCAGTGCCCCTTCTGTGACTTTTCCACCACCAGACGGTACCGGTTAGAGGCTCACCAGTCCCGACACACAGGCATTGGCCGCATCCCCTGCAGCTCTTGCCCCCAGACATTTGGTACCAACTCGAAACTGCGCTTGCACCGGCTAAGGGTACATGACAAAACACCCACCCACTTCTGTCCACTTTGTGACTATAGTGGCTACCTTCGCCATGACATTACTCGTCATGTCAACAGCTGCCACCAAGGCACCCCAGCCTTTGCCTGCTCCCAGTGTGAAGCCCAGTTCAGCTCAGAGACAGCACTTAAGCAGCATGCTCTGCGCCGACACCCCGAGCCTGCACAGCCTGCCCTTGGCTCTCCTGCAGAGACCACTGAGGGCCCCCTGCACTGTTCCCGCTGTGGGTTGCTATGCCCCAGCCCTGCCAGCTTACGAGGACACACCCGTAAACAGCACCCACGGCTTGAGTGTGGGGCCTGCCAGGAGGCCTTCCCCAGCCGACTGGCTCTGGATGAGCACCGGAGGCAGCAGCATTTCAGCCACCGCTGTCAGCTCTGTGACTTTGCTGCCCGGGAGCGGGTGGGCCTGGTGAAGCACTACCTGGAACAGCATGAGGAGACTTCAGCAGCTGTGGCAGCCTCAGATGGGGATGGGGATGCTGGCCAGCCCCCTCTGCACTGCCCCTTTTGTGACTTCACGTGCCGCCATCAGCTGGTACTAGATCACCATGTGAAAGGGCATGGGGGCACTCGTCTCTACAAGTGCACCGATTGTGCTTACAGCACCAAGAACCGGCAGAAGATCACCTGGCACAGCCGCATCCACACTGGGGAAAAGCCTTACCACTGTCACCTCTGCCCTTATGCCTGTGCTGATCCCTCTCGCCTCAAG TACCACATGCGGATCCACAAGGAGGAACGGAAGTACCTGTGCCCTGAGTGTGGCTATAAGTGCAAGTGGGTCAACCAGCTCAAATACCACATGACCAAGCACACAG GACTGAAGCCATACCAGTGTCCTGAGTGTGAGTACTGCACCAACCGGGCTGATGCACTGCGTGTGCACCAGGAGACCCGGCATCGAGAAGCACGGGCTTTCATGTGTGAGCAGTGCGGCAAGGCCTTCAAGACGCGCTTCCTGCTGCGCACCCACCTTCGCAAGCACAGTGAGGCCAAACCCTATGTGTGCAACGTGTGCCACCGTGCTTTCCGCTGGGCTGCTGGCCTGCGCCATCATGCCCTCACCCACACCGACCGCCACCCCTTCTTTTGCCGCCTCTGCAACTACAAGGCCAAGCAAAAGTTCCAGGTGGTCAAGCACATACGCAGGCACCACCCTGACCAAGCCGACCCAAACCAGGGTGTGGGCAAAGACCCCACCACCCCCACAGTGCACCTGCATGATGTGCAGCTGGAGGATCCCagccctcctgctcctgccactcCCCACACTGGACCTGAGGGCTGA